Within Xanthomonas oryzae pv. oryzae, the genomic segment TTCACCCGTGCCAAGACGCTGACCGCTGACAACCCGGTGCAGCAGGAACGCCTGCAGCGCCTGCATGCAGCGTATGAGACGTTCATGGGCTTTGAAGACAAGTTGCTCGCGCTGCGTCGCAAAAGCAGCAACACCGAACTGTCTGCACTGCTCACCGAGTTCAGAGCTGGCCATGAACGTGCGGCGATGGAGCAGATACGTCAGCTGCTGTTCGACTTCGAAGCGCAGGAAAACGAACTGCTGGTCAAGCGTAGCGGGACATTGCAGGCCGCAAAGGCCCGCAGCCGTTGGTCGATGATCATCGGCAGCGGCATCGCCGTGCTGGTGGCGCTGGTCAGCGGTTGGTTGATCCGCCGTCGTCTGATCAACCGCCTGGGAACCGCCTCGCACGTGGCCGATTCGGTCGCGGCCGGCAACCTGTCCATCAGCGTGGACAGCAGCGGCACCGACGAAACCGGCCGCCTGCTCGCCAGCATGAGCAAGATGCAGCAGCAGTTGCAGAAAGTATTGCATGGCCAGCAGGAAATGAAGCGCCGGCACGATCAGGGCGAACTGAACTTCCGCCTGGACGAGACAGCGTTTCCTGGCGACTTCGCCACCATCGTGCGCGGCAACAACGACTTGGTCGCTTCGCACGTGGCAGTGATGATGCGCTTGTCCCAGATCATGGGCCAGTACGCGATCGGCGACCTGCACGAAGACATGGAAGCCCTGCCCGGCGACAAGGCCGTGCTCAGCGACACCATGGCCAAGGTCAAGGACAACCTGTCTTCGGTCAATCGCGAAATCAAGCATCTGTCGCAGTGCGCCGCCAATGGCGACTTCAGTGCCCGCGGCGATGCCGACAACTTCCAGCATGACTTCCGCGTGATGGTGGAAAGCCTCAACACCTTGATGGCCACCGCCGATGGCAACCTGCAGTCGCTCTCGGGCCTGTTGCAGTCGATTGCTGCCGGCGACCTTACCGCACGCATGAGCGGCGAATTCCACGGCGTGTTTGCGCGGATGCGCGACGATGCCAATGCCACCGCCACGCAGTTGGCCGAGATCGTCAACGGCATCAAGCAGTCGGCCGTGTCGATCAAGGGCGCTGCCAGCGAAATCGCCTCCGGCAATCAGGATCTGTCGCAGCGTACCGAACAGCAGGCTGCCAGCCTGGAAGAAACCGCAGCGTCGATGGAAGAGCTCACCTCCACCGTCAAGCAGAATGCCGAAAACGCACGCCAGGCCAACCAGCTCGCCATCGGCGCGGCCAGTGTGGCTTCGCAAGGCGGCGAGATCGTCGGCAAGGTGGTCCAGACGATGAGCGGGATCGAAGCCTCGTCCAAGAAAATCGCCGACATCATCAGCGTCATCGACGGCATCGCGTTCCAGACCAATATCCTGGCCTTGAACGCGGCGGTAGAAGCCGCACGTGCCGGCGAACAGGGCCGCGGCTTCGCCGTGGTCGCCTCGGAAGTGCGCACGCTGGCGCAGCGCTCCTCGGGCGCCGCCAAGGAAATCAAGGAGCTCATCGACGACTCGGTGCAACGCGTGACCGACGGCTCGGTGCTGGTGCACAGCGCCGGCACCACCATGGGCGAGATCGTGGCCAGCGTGCAGCGCGTCACCGACATCATGGGCGAGATTTCTGCCGCCTCGCAGGAACAGTCGGCCGGCATCGAACAGGTCAACCAGACCGTCACCCAAATGGACGAAACCACCCAGCAGAACGCCGCACTGGTGGAAGAAGCCACTGCTGCCGCACGCTCGCTGGAAGAACAGGCGGTTGGATTGACCCAGGCAGTGGCGGTCTTCAAGACCGAGCACGGCACCACCAGCGACGCCCGCATTGCGCCTGTCGCCAAGGTGGCGCAGGCTGCGCGTGCCAAGCTGGCCACCGCTGGCCGCACTGCAGCCGCCAAGCCACGTGCGCTTGCTGCATCGACGAACGCCGAGACCAGTTGGCAGGAGTTCTGACGGGTAGGGATCGGCATCGGTCGGCAACGGCCTACCGATGCCAACTGCGCCGGGCATCAGCTGCGCAGACAACCGTGTGTTGGAACACCGCCGGGCCCGATCGAACGTCTGTCGTCTGCAGACGTTTGATCGGGCCCGCGTTGCATTGATCGCCCCAAGCGGCAACGCCCCGCATGCCGGTCGCAGCCTGGCTGGCGTTGACCAGCCGCCAGAGAACTCGCTCGCCGGCCGCTGCAGCGGTCGCTCATCAGCTAGCCCGCCCCTTTCCGATCAATCACTTACCGAAACGTAGCGGAAGCGCCCGCGGCAAAAGAGCACTTCGGCACTGCACCGAGACGCGCGCAAAGCGCCCTTCCCTGCACACGCCGCTTCATGGTCCCTGGTCGCCCACACGGCCTGACCTGCAGGGTCGAGGGTCGCCCGCTCATTACGTGAACGATGCCAGCTATAACAAAATCTAAATATCGAGCTCAAGTATTAGGAGGGGGTCGCCGCTACCTGCCCTGCAATCAGGACGGCGCCGACGCTCTCTATCAGCCACCACGATAGACGTCATGGGCCATCGCTCCGCCGATTGCAGCGGGTGCCGACCGTGATCGTGAGGCCACCGCCGTTGCACCGGACCGCCTCCTTATCCTCCCCACCCGGCAGTTACTTTCATGATCGGCTTTCTGCAAACGTTATAAGGTGGGCACCCGCCTTTCCGCCGCGTTCGGCTTCCTGATCCTGCTGTCTTGCGGCCTGGTGGTCGCTGGCCTGATGACCCTGGCGCAAGCGCGCGGGCGTATGGACTCGAT encodes:
- a CDS encoding methyl-accepting chemotaxis protein, with product MNDHTYQVIATGRAMTIATVNVETGARGFLLSGQEAHLTPYNKGKAQFEEEFTRAKTLTADNPVQQERLQRLHAAYETFMGFEDKLLALRRKSSNTELSALLTEFRAGHERAAMEQIRQLLFDFEAQENELLVKRSGTLQAAKARSRWSMIIGSGIAVLVALVSGWLIRRRLINRLGTASHVADSVAAGNLSISVDSSGTDETGRLLASMSKMQQQLQKVLHGQQEMKRRHDQGELNFRLDETAFPGDFATIVRGNNDLVASHVAVMMRLSQIMGQYAIGDLHEDMEALPGDKAVLSDTMAKVKDNLSSVNREIKHLSQCAANGDFSARGDADNFQHDFRVMVESLNTLMATADGNLQSLSGLLQSIAAGDLTARMSGEFHGVFARMRDDANATATQLAEIVNGIKQSAVSIKGAASEIASGNQDLSQRTEQQAASLEETAASMEELTSTVKQNAENARQANQLAIGAASVASQGGEIVGKVVQTMSGIEASSKKIADIISVIDGIAFQTNILALNAAVEAARAGEQGRGFAVVASEVRTLAQRSSGAAKEIKELIDDSVQRVTDGSVLVHSAGTTMGEIVASVQRVTDIMGEISAASQEQSAGIEQVNQTVTQMDETTQQNAALVEEATAAARSLEEQAVGLTQAVAVFKTEHGTTSDARIAPVAKVAQAARAKLATAGRTAAAKPRALAASTNAETSWQEF